From Nocardia sp. NBC_00416:
GCTGCTGGCGGAGGGCGTGGCCGGCGACTGGAGCGCTCTGCAGTTGCGCGAGCATCTGGATACCGACGAGTCGACCGCCGCGCTGGCATTCGGCGCGTTCTCGGTGACCATGACCGCTGGACGATTCACGGCCGACAGGGTGGCCGGCGCGTTGGGCCGGGTGGCGGTGGTCCGCTACGGTGCGCTGCTCGCAGTCGTCGGTTTCCTGCTGATCCTGGTCTCGCCGTGGGTGCCGGCGACGCTGTTCGCTTGGGCACTGTGCGGGCTGGGCCTGTCCGGCGGCATCCCGCAAATCTTCACTGCGGCCGGAAATCTCGGCTCCGGGACCGCGGCCACCGATATCTCCAGGGTGGTCGGAATCGGCTATCTCGGCCTGCTCGCCGGACCCGCAATGATCGGCTGGCTCACCGCGCTGATCCCGCTGACCGTGACCTTGATGGTGCCCCTGGCGATCATGGTCGCCTGTTTCGTGTGGGCGGGTGTCGTCGCGCCGCCCGAACAGCGCGAGACACCCGATCCCGTGAACGGCGGAACAGGATCGTCAGGTCACTGCATCTCGTGACCATGACGATCAAGACCGTGGAGTGCCCCAGGCTAGATCACGATCCGTAAAGGGTGCTCGAGCAACGACTTCAGGTCCGCGAGGAAGGTTGCCGCGACGGCCCCGTCGATAGCGCGATGATCTGCGGACATGGTGATGCGCAGGGTTTTCCGGCTGACAACCTGTCCGCCGTCCAAGTGCAGTTCGTCGGTGGCCCCGCCGATGGCGAGGATCGCGGCCTCGGGCGGGTTGATCACGGCGGTGAAGTGTTCGATGCCGAACATGCCCAGGTTGGAGACGGTGAAGGTAGAGCCCTCCATTTCTTCGGGTCGCAGCTTGCGGTCGCGCGCGCGTGCCGCCTTGTCGCGGCACTCCGCGGCGATCTCGGAGACGCCCTTGCGATCGGCATCCCGGATCACCGGAACCACGAGGCCCGCTGGAGTCGACACCGCGACACCGAGGTGCACGCCGTGGTGGCGCAAGAGCTTGTCCCCGGCGAAGGAGACGTTGACGGTCGGGTTCGCCCGTAGCGTCACGGCCACAGCCTTGACCAGCAGGTCGTTGACGCTGATCTTTCCCGCTTCCGCTTCCGCGAGGGTCGTGTTGATCCGCGCGCGGAAATCCAGCAGGCCGGTCACATCGATGGCGCTGGTCAGGTAGATATGTGGCGCCTGCTGCTTGCTTTCGGTGAGGCGCTGGGCCGAGATCCGCTGGATGGTGGTGAGCGGCACCTCCTCGTAGTCGGCGGCAGTCGCGGCCGCCGGCGTGGCGGCAACCCCCGGCTCGGCAGATGCGGCGGGTACGACGGCGGCCGCGGAATGACCGGTCCGGTGCGCGGCTTCGACGTCTCGGCGGGTCACGCGTCCGGCGGGTCCGGTCCCGGCCACAGCGGTGAGGTCGACGCCGAGCTCACGAGCGACCTTGCGGGCCAGCGGCGAGGACTTCGTCCGTGCCCCGGATTCGCTGGAGGATGCGTCGACATCGGAGTTCGTACGCCACTCGGCGGGCCGCGCGTCCCGAGCCACGGGCTGCGGTGG
This genomic window contains:
- a CDS encoding dihydrolipoamide acetyltransferase family protein, translated to MPEITMPRLSDTMEDGVISAWLKKVGDQVTRGEVLAEIETDKALMELEAYDDGVLEQIIAEAGARVPIGEPIAVVGDGSSPTATTPTPPRAAASVASPPQPVARDARPAEWRTNSDVDASSSESGARTKSSPLARKVARELGVDLTAVAGTGPAGRVTRRDVEAAHRTGHSAAAVVPAASAEPGVAATPAAATAADYEEVPLTTIQRISAQRLTESKQQAPHIYLTSAIDVTGLLDFRARINTTLAEAEAGKISVNDLLVKAVAVTLRANPTVNVSFAGDKLLRHHGVHLGVAVSTPAGLVVPVIRDADRKGVSEIAAECRDKAARARDRKLRPEEMEGSTFTVSNLGMFGIEHFTAVINPPEAAILAIGGATDELHLDGGQVVSRKTLRITMSADHRAIDGAVAATFLADLKSLLEHPLRIVI